A window of the Henckelia pumila isolate YLH828 chromosome 3, ASM3356847v2, whole genome shotgun sequence genome harbors these coding sequences:
- the LOC140888203 gene encoding uncharacterized protein: MSNTSFLADSSEETSGTHQDLTFTVATALLELANYHISPELEEACNTIISMSQKKPKFHEEEARRYANPNQPFVYTASDGTKSTVPPIKKLQKSNNLAKVRDHHLFKANRPPQFSMLNLVRDAVARLAGGAGTRADICALVRDSQYLVDDIEEETLVKIVRGALNRLSYESDNCVQYDKELKVWIYLHKDR, encoded by the coding sequence ATGAGCAACACAAGTTTCCTCGCAGACTCCTCGGAAGAAACCTCCGGCACACACCAAGATCTAACTTTTACAGTTGCAACAGCTTTACTAGAACTTGCAAACTACCATATAAGCCCGGAGCTCGAGGAGGCGTGCAACACAATAATCTCCATGTcccaaaaaaaaccaaaatttcatGAAGAAGAAGCTCGTAGATATGCAAATCCTAATCAACCTTTCGTATATACTGCCTCAGATGGCACCAAATCCACAGTTCCTCCAATAAAAAAGCTCCAAAAAAGCAACAACCTAGCAAAAGTACGAGACCACCATTTGTTCAAAGCCAATCGACCCCCACAGTTTTCGATGCTAAACCTGGTGCGAGACGCGGTCGCAAGATTGGCTGGTGGGGCGGGAACTAGGGCCGATATCTGTGCTTTGGTTCGAGACTCGCAATATTTAGTGGACGATATTGAGGAGGAGACTCTCGTGAAAATCGTTCGCGGAGCTCTGAATAGGTTGAGCTACGAGAGTGATAATTGTGTGCAATATGATAAAGAATTGAAAGTTTGGATTTATTTGCACAAAGATAGATGA